In Micropterus dolomieu isolate WLL.071019.BEF.003 ecotype Adirondacks linkage group LG17, ASM2129224v1, whole genome shotgun sequence, one genomic interval encodes:
- the LOC123985790 gene encoding choline transporter-like protein 5-A isoform X3 has product MCVSKCPDKFATYTEMQLQHKLGKSSWEYYRQFCKPGFNNPDKPVSQVLRDEDCPSMIVPSRPFLQRCLPDFITLNGTVTVANRTRFKDALEMARSVTELQHAAKGITELMDTKELGMKIVEDYAKSWAWILIGLLLSLAVSLVFILLLRFTAGLLLWTTIIAVILLLAYAMWYCSTELSQIRHRPGSDVAIVEVGLHTDLQVYLQLTQTWIILLVSLGVTEASILLMLIFLRRRVRVAIALLREASKAIGHIMSTLFFPVITFLLLTVCISYWAVTAVYLASSGEAIYKVMSPDGSCPYANSTCNPETFNGTNISKTALCLGSQCLFAFYGGETSYHRYLFLLQLSNLLVFLWLVNFSLALEQCTLAGTFSSYYWAKRKPHDITPFPLLSSFCRAIRYHTGSLAFGSLILAVAQLVRIILEYLEEKLKGADNSLSKFIMHCLKCCFWCLEKFIRHMNRNAYIMVAVYGKNFCTSAREAFFLLMRNVVRVAVLDRVTDFLLFLGKVLIAGGVGVVAFFFFTRKIPVFQEEVPNLNCYWVPLLTVVIGAYLIAHSFFSVYAMCVDTLFLCFCDDLERNDGSSEKPFLMSPELHRILGKSSQLR; this is encoded by the exons ATGTGTGTGTCAAAGTGCCCAGACAAGTTTGCCACCTACACTGAGATGCAGTTGCAGCACAAACTCGGCAAGAGTTCCTGGGAATATTACAGACAGTTCTGTAAGCCTGGCTTTAACAACCCTGACAAG CCAGTGTCTCAGGTTCTACGAGATGAGGACTGTCCCTCCATGATTGTACCTAGCAGACCAT TTCTCCAGAGATGTCTACCAGACTTCATCACGCTGAATGGGACTGTGACTGTAGCAAACAGAACCAGGTTTAAAGACGCTCTGGAAATGGCACGCAGTGTTACTGAACTCCAACATGCTGCCAA GGGTATAACAGAACTAATGGACACTAAGGAGCTGGGCATGAAGATAGTGGAAGATTACGCCAAGTCATGGGCATGGATACTCAT AGGTCTGCTGTTATCCTTGGCTGTTAGTCTGGTCTTCATCCTGCTGCTGAGGTTCACAGCTGGTTTGCTGTTGTGGACTACCATCATCGCTGTCATCCTGCTGCTGGCATACG CTATGTGGTACTGCTCCACGGAGTTATCCCAGATCAGACACAGACCAGGCTCTGATGTTGCCATTGTAGAAGTTGGCCTGCACACTGACCTGCAGGTCTATCTACAGCTCACACAGACGTGGATCATATTAT TGGTGTCTCTGGGAGTGACAGAAGCTTCCATCTTGTTGATGTTGATCTTCTTGAGGAGAAGAGTCCGAGTGGCTATCGCCCTGCTTAGAGAGGCTAGCAA AGCCATCGGTCACATCATGTCCACGCTTTTCTTTCCAGTCATCACTTTTCTCTTGTTGACTGTTTGCATCTCCTACTGGGCGGTTACTGCCGT TTACCTAGCCTCCTCAGGTGAAGCCATCTACAAAGTGATGTCTCCTGATGGGAGCTGCCCCTATGCCAACAGTACTTGCAACCCTGAG ACCTTCAACGGAACCAACATCTCCAAAACAGCGTTGTGTCTGGGTTCTCAGTGTCTGTTTGCCTTCTATGGCGGGGAGACATCCTACCACCGCTACCTCTTCCTGCTGCAGCTGTCCAACCTGCTGGTTTTCCTCTGGTTGGTCAACTTCAGCTTGGCCCTGGAGCAGTGCACCCTGGCTGGGACGTTTTCTAGCTACTACTGGGCCAAGAGGAAGCCTCATGATATCACACCGTTCCCACTTCTTTCATCATTCTGCAGGGCTATCAG gtATCACACAGGGTCTTTGGCATTTGGTTCTCTAATTCTTGCAGTTGCCCAACTGGTCCGAATCATACTGGAATACCTGGAGGAGAAACTAAAAg GTGCTGACAACAGCCTGTCCAAGTTCATAATGCACTGTCTGAAATGCTGTTTCTGGTGTTTGGAGAAATTCATACGCCACATGAACCGTAATGCTTATATCATG GTGGCAGTCTATGGTAAGAACTTCTGCACCTCAGCTCGAGAagccttcttcctcctcatgaGGAACGTGGTCAG GGTTGCAGTTCTGGACAGAGTGACAgactttctgttgtttctggGCAAAGTGCTGATAGCAGGAGGAGTTG GTGTGGTTGCGTTCTTCTTCTTTACTAGGAAGATCCCTGTTTTCCAGGAGGAAGTGCCCAATCTCAACTGCTACTGGGTCCCCCTACTG ACGGTGGTGATAGGCGCCTACCTGATTGCCCACAGTTTCTTCAGCGTTTACGCCATGTGTGTTGACACGCTCTTCCTCTGCTTTT GTGATGACCTGGAGAGGAATGATGGTAGTTCGGAAAAACCTTTCCTCATGTCCCCAGAGCTACACAGAATACTGGGGAAATCCAGTCAGTTGCGTTGA
- the LOC123985790 gene encoding choline transporter-like protein 5-A isoform X1, protein MDSYRLILSYRKKPILFYFNILKCTNPTILINLQCPTTQMCVSKCPDKFATYTEMQLQHKLGKSSWEYYRQFCKPGFNNPDKPVSQVLRDEDCPSMIVPSRPFLQRCLPDFITLNGTVTVANRTRFKDALEMARSVTELQHAAKGITELMDTKELGMKIVEDYAKSWAWILIGLLLSLAVSLVFILLLRFTAGLLLWTTIIAVILLLAYAMWYCSTELSQIRHRPGSDVAIVEVGLHTDLQVYLQLTQTWIILLVSLGVTEASILLMLIFLRRRVRVAIALLREASKAIGHIMSTLFFPVITFLLLTVCISYWAVTAVYLASSGEAIYKVMSPDGSCPYANSTCNPETFNGTNISKTALCLGSQCLFAFYGGETSYHRYLFLLQLSNLLVFLWLVNFSLALEQCTLAGTFSSYYWAKRKPHDITPFPLLSSFCRAIRYHTGSLAFGSLILAVAQLVRIILEYLEEKLKGADNSLSKFIMHCLKCCFWCLEKFIRHMNRNAYIMVAVYGKNFCTSAREAFFLLMRNVVRVAVLDRVTDFLLFLGKVLIAGGVGVVAFFFFTRKIPVFQEEVPNLNCYWVPLLTVVIGAYLIAHSFFSVYAMCVDTLFLCFCDDLERNDGSSEKPFLMSPELHRILGKSSQLR, encoded by the exons ATGGACAGTTACCGGCTGATCTTGAGTTATAG GAAGAAACCCATCCTTTTCTATTTCAACATCTTGAAATGTACCAACCCGACTATACTCATCAACCTACAGTGCCCCACAACTCAG ATGTGTGTGTCAAAGTGCCCAGACAAGTTTGCCACCTACACTGAGATGCAGTTGCAGCACAAACTCGGCAAGAGTTCCTGGGAATATTACAGACAGTTCTGTAAGCCTGGCTTTAACAACCCTGACAAG CCAGTGTCTCAGGTTCTACGAGATGAGGACTGTCCCTCCATGATTGTACCTAGCAGACCAT TTCTCCAGAGATGTCTACCAGACTTCATCACGCTGAATGGGACTGTGACTGTAGCAAACAGAACCAGGTTTAAAGACGCTCTGGAAATGGCACGCAGTGTTACTGAACTCCAACATGCTGCCAA GGGTATAACAGAACTAATGGACACTAAGGAGCTGGGCATGAAGATAGTGGAAGATTACGCCAAGTCATGGGCATGGATACTCAT AGGTCTGCTGTTATCCTTGGCTGTTAGTCTGGTCTTCATCCTGCTGCTGAGGTTCACAGCTGGTTTGCTGTTGTGGACTACCATCATCGCTGTCATCCTGCTGCTGGCATACG CTATGTGGTACTGCTCCACGGAGTTATCCCAGATCAGACACAGACCAGGCTCTGATGTTGCCATTGTAGAAGTTGGCCTGCACACTGACCTGCAGGTCTATCTACAGCTCACACAGACGTGGATCATATTAT TGGTGTCTCTGGGAGTGACAGAAGCTTCCATCTTGTTGATGTTGATCTTCTTGAGGAGAAGAGTCCGAGTGGCTATCGCCCTGCTTAGAGAGGCTAGCAA AGCCATCGGTCACATCATGTCCACGCTTTTCTTTCCAGTCATCACTTTTCTCTTGTTGACTGTTTGCATCTCCTACTGGGCGGTTACTGCCGT TTACCTAGCCTCCTCAGGTGAAGCCATCTACAAAGTGATGTCTCCTGATGGGAGCTGCCCCTATGCCAACAGTACTTGCAACCCTGAG ACCTTCAACGGAACCAACATCTCCAAAACAGCGTTGTGTCTGGGTTCTCAGTGTCTGTTTGCCTTCTATGGCGGGGAGACATCCTACCACCGCTACCTCTTCCTGCTGCAGCTGTCCAACCTGCTGGTTTTCCTCTGGTTGGTCAACTTCAGCTTGGCCCTGGAGCAGTGCACCCTGGCTGGGACGTTTTCTAGCTACTACTGGGCCAAGAGGAAGCCTCATGATATCACACCGTTCCCACTTCTTTCATCATTCTGCAGGGCTATCAG gtATCACACAGGGTCTTTGGCATTTGGTTCTCTAATTCTTGCAGTTGCCCAACTGGTCCGAATCATACTGGAATACCTGGAGGAGAAACTAAAAg GTGCTGACAACAGCCTGTCCAAGTTCATAATGCACTGTCTGAAATGCTGTTTCTGGTGTTTGGAGAAATTCATACGCCACATGAACCGTAATGCTTATATCATG GTGGCAGTCTATGGTAAGAACTTCTGCACCTCAGCTCGAGAagccttcttcctcctcatgaGGAACGTGGTCAG GGTTGCAGTTCTGGACAGAGTGACAgactttctgttgtttctggGCAAAGTGCTGATAGCAGGAGGAGTTG GTGTGGTTGCGTTCTTCTTCTTTACTAGGAAGATCCCTGTTTTCCAGGAGGAAGTGCCCAATCTCAACTGCTACTGGGTCCCCCTACTG ACGGTGGTGATAGGCGCCTACCTGATTGCCCACAGTTTCTTCAGCGTTTACGCCATGTGTGTTGACACGCTCTTCCTCTGCTTTT GTGATGACCTGGAGAGGAATGATGGTAGTTCGGAAAAACCTTTCCTCATGTCCCCAGAGCTACACAGAATACTGGGGAAATCCAGTCAGTTGCGTTGA
- the LOC123985790 gene encoding choline transporter-like protein 5-A isoform X2, whose product MDSYRLILSYRKKPILFYFNILKCTNPTILINLQCPTTQMCVSKCPDKFATYTEMQLQHKLGKSSWEYYRQFCKPGFNNPDKPVSQVLRDEDCPSMIVPSRPFLQRCLPDFITLNGTVTVANRTRGITELMDTKELGMKIVEDYAKSWAWILIGLLLSLAVSLVFILLLRFTAGLLLWTTIIAVILLLAYAMWYCSTELSQIRHRPGSDVAIVEVGLHTDLQVYLQLTQTWIILLVSLGVTEASILLMLIFLRRRVRVAIALLREASKAIGHIMSTLFFPVITFLLLTVCISYWAVTAVYLASSGEAIYKVMSPDGSCPYANSTCNPETFNGTNISKTALCLGSQCLFAFYGGETSYHRYLFLLQLSNLLVFLWLVNFSLALEQCTLAGTFSSYYWAKRKPHDITPFPLLSSFCRAIRYHTGSLAFGSLILAVAQLVRIILEYLEEKLKGADNSLSKFIMHCLKCCFWCLEKFIRHMNRNAYIMVAVYGKNFCTSAREAFFLLMRNVVRVAVLDRVTDFLLFLGKVLIAGGVGVVAFFFFTRKIPVFQEEVPNLNCYWVPLLTVVIGAYLIAHSFFSVYAMCVDTLFLCFCDDLERNDGSSEKPFLMSPELHRILGKSSQLR is encoded by the exons ATGGACAGTTACCGGCTGATCTTGAGTTATAG GAAGAAACCCATCCTTTTCTATTTCAACATCTTGAAATGTACCAACCCGACTATACTCATCAACCTACAGTGCCCCACAACTCAG ATGTGTGTGTCAAAGTGCCCAGACAAGTTTGCCACCTACACTGAGATGCAGTTGCAGCACAAACTCGGCAAGAGTTCCTGGGAATATTACAGACAGTTCTGTAAGCCTGGCTTTAACAACCCTGACAAG CCAGTGTCTCAGGTTCTACGAGATGAGGACTGTCCCTCCATGATTGTACCTAGCAGACCAT TTCTCCAGAGATGTCTACCAGACTTCATCACGCTGAATGGGACTGTGACTGTAGCAAACAGAACCAG GGGTATAACAGAACTAATGGACACTAAGGAGCTGGGCATGAAGATAGTGGAAGATTACGCCAAGTCATGGGCATGGATACTCAT AGGTCTGCTGTTATCCTTGGCTGTTAGTCTGGTCTTCATCCTGCTGCTGAGGTTCACAGCTGGTTTGCTGTTGTGGACTACCATCATCGCTGTCATCCTGCTGCTGGCATACG CTATGTGGTACTGCTCCACGGAGTTATCCCAGATCAGACACAGACCAGGCTCTGATGTTGCCATTGTAGAAGTTGGCCTGCACACTGACCTGCAGGTCTATCTACAGCTCACACAGACGTGGATCATATTAT TGGTGTCTCTGGGAGTGACAGAAGCTTCCATCTTGTTGATGTTGATCTTCTTGAGGAGAAGAGTCCGAGTGGCTATCGCCCTGCTTAGAGAGGCTAGCAA AGCCATCGGTCACATCATGTCCACGCTTTTCTTTCCAGTCATCACTTTTCTCTTGTTGACTGTTTGCATCTCCTACTGGGCGGTTACTGCCGT TTACCTAGCCTCCTCAGGTGAAGCCATCTACAAAGTGATGTCTCCTGATGGGAGCTGCCCCTATGCCAACAGTACTTGCAACCCTGAG ACCTTCAACGGAACCAACATCTCCAAAACAGCGTTGTGTCTGGGTTCTCAGTGTCTGTTTGCCTTCTATGGCGGGGAGACATCCTACCACCGCTACCTCTTCCTGCTGCAGCTGTCCAACCTGCTGGTTTTCCTCTGGTTGGTCAACTTCAGCTTGGCCCTGGAGCAGTGCACCCTGGCTGGGACGTTTTCTAGCTACTACTGGGCCAAGAGGAAGCCTCATGATATCACACCGTTCCCACTTCTTTCATCATTCTGCAGGGCTATCAG gtATCACACAGGGTCTTTGGCATTTGGTTCTCTAATTCTTGCAGTTGCCCAACTGGTCCGAATCATACTGGAATACCTGGAGGAGAAACTAAAAg GTGCTGACAACAGCCTGTCCAAGTTCATAATGCACTGTCTGAAATGCTGTTTCTGGTGTTTGGAGAAATTCATACGCCACATGAACCGTAATGCTTATATCATG GTGGCAGTCTATGGTAAGAACTTCTGCACCTCAGCTCGAGAagccttcttcctcctcatgaGGAACGTGGTCAG GGTTGCAGTTCTGGACAGAGTGACAgactttctgttgtttctggGCAAAGTGCTGATAGCAGGAGGAGTTG GTGTGGTTGCGTTCTTCTTCTTTACTAGGAAGATCCCTGTTTTCCAGGAGGAAGTGCCCAATCTCAACTGCTACTGGGTCCCCCTACTG ACGGTGGTGATAGGCGCCTACCTGATTGCCCACAGTTTCTTCAGCGTTTACGCCATGTGTGTTGACACGCTCTTCCTCTGCTTTT GTGATGACCTGGAGAGGAATGATGGTAGTTCGGAAAAACCTTTCCTCATGTCCCCAGAGCTACACAGAATACTGGGGAAATCCAGTCAGTTGCGTTGA